A stretch of DNA from Gasterosteus aculeatus chromosome 7, fGasAcu3.hap1.1, whole genome shotgun sequence:
CGCAATATTGTGGGCTGCGTTTTCTTTACAGGCCGTATAGTAAGCTTCGCATGAATGAAGGCGATGTGATGATCGGGAGTCAAGTGGCCAAGTAAagagcgcacacaaacacacacacacacacttaaacaggAATGTCTTTACCCTGCATGCACTGATGTGTAAACCGAACCCGTCCTACACCTGGTATTAATCACTAAACCATTTGAGTCACGGTGACTGAGACGTAAAGGCCGATAATGTCAAAGTTCTTGGCTGAGAGTTCAGATGCTCACTGTGACTCAGTGAGAGTACAAATATACTCAATTAATTAACAGTTGTGTAGAGTAAGGTTAtctgtatattttatttttattctctaTCCCCCTAGCCCATAGCCTTCTATTTTATACTGTTGAGTTAAATAGTAAAtatgtaaattgaacatgccaAGTCATTTGtcatgttgtccattgtctcattgtcttactgtccgatGTTGACGCGTGTCAAATTCCTTgaatgtctaacatattttggcaataattgTTAATCCTGACATTTTTTGTACTTTCTACGTCGTACTGTTGTCTTGGATACCACAACACaattaaatgtactttttgGCTCAGTCTGTTTCCTGCCCATCTGTGAGGCTTCAAATGAGCTCAGCGACTCGAGGTGGGACGAGTCCGACGGATTACAGATTTCCTCCTTCTGTTTTCTCCCGCAGAGTGATCCAAAGCAAGAATCTGGCGTTCCCCGTGGGGAGCCACGTGGTCGGTCGCTGTGGTTGGAGGAGCCACACGGTCTGTGACGGCAAAGACCTCGTCCCCATCATGCCCGGCTGGCCGCAAGACGTCTCGTTGTCCCTGGCTCTGGGCGCCATCGGCATGCCGGGGTAAGACGGACGCTCACTGGCCTCTATGGGTAGAAATATACATCCAGCATCTGTGCAACTGATATGCATGAAGGGAATGCCTGACCTGATACCTAAACTGTTAAAGGAACCGCAGAGCGGCTGCATTCTGTCTTTCTTTGAGGAAATAAACAGTCGAGGCTCCAGATGTTTTGTCCTGCCGGCGAGTTAAGAGTAGTCTATAAACACTTCCATCTTTGTTTGGAAGCAGTTATAATGAGCTAATGGGACAAAGAGGCTCCTCTGCTGAACTGGAGGGAGAACACGCGCTCATGTTTCTTTCCTTGtgactctctcttcctctccagacTGACGGCCCTGTACGGCATAGAAGAGGTCTTGGGTCTCCAGAAGAGCGAGACCCTGCTGGTGAACGCTGCAGCGGGGGCGGTGGGCTCCGTGGTGGGACAGCTCGCCAAGATCAAGGGCTGCAAGGTGGTGGGTTCGGCGGGCTCCGACGCCAAGGTGGCTTTCCTCAAAGAGCTGGGCTTCGACGAGGCCTTCAACTACAAGACCGTCGGCTCCCTGGAGGAGGCGCTGAAGAAGGCGTCTCCGGACGGATACGACTGCTTCTTTGAAAATGTGATGGTTTATCTCAGAGCCCGCAAAGTGTCCTGCAACAGTACTGTTTATGCTCCGTCTGTTTGGCAAATGTCTCCAACTTACTCGCTACTTGCTCATCTTTGAActggtttctttttctttttattaaggTGGGAGGCCCTTTTTCAAGTGTTGCCATTCAACAGATGAAGAACTTTGGAAGAATAGCCGTATGTGGCTCTATTTCTACATACAATGACACTACGCCGCAAACAGGTGTGCACACTCCTCCTAAAAGTCCTTCATGTGAACTGGTCTGATTTCGTTTGAACAATGTTTGTGAGACAATTACACTGTAATGCAGATAAGACTGTGTATACAAGTTGTTAACACTTTTACAACCGAACATGTTCAAACCATTTTAACGTGTTTGTCCACCAGAGGGCGACATTGTGTTACTGCAACGTTGGAGCAGATGTGTAAACAGACCTTTGTCTTGACAGAATTGTTTCCTTCGTACAACCATtgaacgttttgtttttttctttaactttatctctctctttctcgtcAGGCCCGTTCCCCCAGCTCACCATGATCTTCAAGCAGCTTAAGATGGAGGGATTCACGCTGTCCAGGTGGGAGCACAAGCACCCGGAGTCCCTCAAGAGGCTGATGGGATGGTTTAAAGAGGTCAGGGACTGGAAGAgtgttttttattctgatgTTTGATCTCAGTAGGTACAGTTGCCACACGGTCCTGCATTAGCCTAATTCATGTGATTTTGTCTATTCCACCGCTGCAGGGCAAACTGCAGTGTCGGGAGCACATCACAAGAGGCTTTGAAAAGATGCCGGCTGCTTTTATGGGAATACTGCAGGGGGAGAACATCGGGAAGACTGTTGTTGCCGCCTGATGCGGATCAAAGAAGAATCCATCTTATGAATAACctacacatgaataaataatctaTACGTGAAGGATTTAGCCTTGGACACCATTAGCTGTCCAGTTGTCTTCAAATTGAAATTATTTCCATGAAAAAATGTGATTCATTaagttacatgtcatttagctgacgctttcatccaaagaagtaagggtacaaactcagaagagcaagaaacaagaaagtgcaatttcaaataagccaatttacaattcgctatagataagtgccactataaatacaatttaggtgctacaatttgttagtcttttagtcaatttatacttttttttttgctttagttCACCTAGTATTGTTGAACGGTCCCATCGATACATTTGTACGTTATTCGCTGTAACAAAATGAACCATGTGCTTTGCATTCAGTGACAGCTTTTTGTATGTATAATGAAGTTGAGGGCtttcttttcaattttcttttgaTATCACATATTCACCCTTGAAATCTGGTATTAATTCATGCATCTGCTGTATTTGCGggttatataatatatactgtTAGCTCCCAGGTGCAGCTCTGTGTTTGATCAGAAAATACACACTAATTAGAATTGCATAATGTTTTGATGGTGATGTGAGTATTTTATACTGAACCAGTATTAAGAGTTATGTATCCATTGCATAGACCAGACCCCAAATTACACCTGTCTGTAATGATGCTTAATGCCCCTAAGGCCAAATTGATATTACTGCAATGGTGCTACTGCAAAGTGAACATGATTTGCTCTAAGAAGAAATCCATTAAACTAGTTTCCGGAAATCAGAAGTAAACATTAGAttcagttttttccccccttattGCATACATGTACTTGACAATGTTGGAGACAATGTTAcattttgaaatataatatatatatatatatatatatatatatatatatatatatggaactTAAATGCAAAAtttaaaaaggcagagaaaCAAATCGATGACGTAACGTTGGTGTATTACACGAAAATTGAGCTGCGCAGATTCAGTCCTTTACGGTAAACCAAGaataaatttatatatatatatatatatatatatatattatattctaaaatattccaaaagctaactaatataaatattaaacatacCATTTTAAGAGATTGAGTTCAACAGCATGGATGATAATGCAGTTACCTGTGGCTTTGTGCCTATTTTCGCTGTCCACAGGGGGCAACCCTGACTCATTTCggtgtgccccccctcccttcggGCTCGGTGTCTCCTCCAGCTGGCATTAGGGTGCACGGTTGTGGGGAACAAAACCACATCAGCATCCTCCTCGTCAGGAGGATTGTAGAGGAAAGGCAGCCTGATTTCCTCAGTTGAGCTACGAAAGTTAAAGACAGAGTGCCAGATCTATAATGCATGCTTTTCACTCACAAAACCAGCAACCGAGATTATTAATGCATACTAAAGTTCAGACGGTTTTCTCTTCTGTTACCTAAAGTTATAGAAGAACATTAAAAGGAAGTAGGGACACAAGGTCATCTGAACCAATGGATATTTTAGGATTCATGTCCTCAAtgtgcacatttaaatgaacacacCACATTTTTTTAACAACTTACTTTCTCCACGGTGCAGCTCGACACTCATAAATTCTCAGTTTTATTTGGAGAGGCGAGGAGGTCCGTGCATTTCTACAGGACAAAGATGGTGTCACCTCTTCATGCTGAGTGAATAACGGAGCCTGGTTTGGTGAGTTATACACAGATTTAAACCAGCAACTCAGAAACACTATACACACTATCATTTCAAGTAAATTCACAATTCAACCTGCATAAAGATACCACTTTATTCATCTGATGGCAAAAAAGACATGTATTTTAGATCATAAGCTAgacaataaaataatagttCATGTGAAAATTGATCCCAATCATCATATCCAGCGCTTCTCACACACAACCAAACTTTCTCTCAAGTTTAGTTTTGTCCCAAATATGATGACAAATATGCCGGAGAGATCTTGTCTCCTGCACAAGCCAAGTGAAGGAGCAGATTTTGAGTGAGTCCATGCTTGTACAAACTGTCCATGGTCAAGGCCTACTTAATGAACCTCCTCCACTGAAAGCACACTGTACTTATAACACAGGTCGACTCCCTTAGCGCAGAAACTGCACGTTGAAGTCGAGCAGGCAATAAGCACTCCTCGTTCCCTCTCGCAGGCAATAAGCACTTATAGTTCCCTCTCGCAGGCTTTACTGCTGTCCTCTCTTTGCGGTCATTTTGCCCTCCAGATCTTCCACTACTTTCTTAAGCAGCCGGGCATCCAGGTGGAAATAGATGTACAACTCCCTCTCCCGCCTGAGGAGGGCGTTGCGCTCCAGCTGAGAGCGCTTGGCTTTAAGCTCCACCAGGATTTCTTGCATTAACTGCTGCAAACTCTGCAGTTGAGACTCTGTTTGCAGAAGCTTCACCGTCAGCTCCTGTAGAGACACATGGAGAGGCACGAGAAATGAACAACGGTATTAAAAAGAAAGGGTTAACTGATGCATCAGATGAATCAAACTATCAAGCTCGCAATTAATCCAAATAATTCATAAACTTACTTGCAGATATTTCTGTTAATATCTCAAATGTGTTAATAAAACAGTAGTAAAGTGAAAGAGACTTTTCCCAATACTGAAGCTGGTTTTGTGCGTTAAAGCAAGTGCATCCAGAGAGCCATTAATCACACGGTGCTTTTGCTCCCAGCGTGTCTTGACATTGCGATATTTGAGAAAAAGGtgcaaaagtaaaaaacacattgtgcTACCAACAGTGACATGTCATTTGAAATTCAACTGACTCACATGATGGATGCTTCTAAAAGGCACTATTTGCGGTAGACCAAGAGGACCGTgagtaaaaggaaacaaacccacctGTGCATTGGGGCAAAGCAGCTCCTGGTCAGTGATGGCCGTTGGACATACCTGCGGCCCCAAGATCAGCTGCTGGAGCTCGGTGTACATTGCCCTGTGGAGCGCCTCACAGTCGCCATGGAGACGAGTGGCGGTGTAGTGCTGCTCACAGCCAGCGCCAGCTACAGCATCTCGGGTCACCTGGAGGCTGCCTGCGAGGTCCCGGGCAGCGTGGTCCAATGCTTCATATGTCCGGAAAGGCTCTGATCGAGCGTGGTTTGAGTCGTGGTCCAGGATCTGCAGCAGCCTGAGCAGTAAGGTGAAAAACGGTGAGATACcgtgcatttaaaaaaggacaaagaacaTCAGGGGCCCAAAGCAACCAACGTAGTGCCGCAGTATTGCAGAGGAGTCAGGTGAGTAACCCATTTTCAGGTCTGCAAATTTGATCGTTCCAATTAAGACCCACTACGTGACAgtgaacaaataaatgtaaatttgtttaaatataaaaCCACAAACTACTATGTATTACTAGCTAACTTTTTTGACATTGGCtaacaaatattaaaacaaccAAACCGTTGAATAAAGGAAGGGAATAAGTGCTTTTAATAAACTGCCTGCAGCCCGGGTCTACAGCAAACAGCTTGAGTCTTCTTACCTGCTGAAGGCTGCATCCCTGCAGCTGATGATGGGGTTGGGTCGGGCGTTGATAGCCAGGTCAGGGTGGGACAGGGACTCCATTCGCAGGTTTGATGCTTCACTTTCCTTTACGAGTCTGCCATCTAATTCTCCCAATTGTTTTACACACAGCCTCCACCTTCTTAACTCCATCTCTTGACCCAGACGCAGCAGGTCAAAAGACGCCTTTTGGCGGAGTAGGTAGTCTCGAACCTAAGAGTACATCGTAAGAAGTACATCGCAACAGGACACTTATTTCTGATATACTCCTGTTCCTACTTGTGAAATGTATTCAGTAACAATGCCCCTCTCAAACAATATGACAGTTATATTTCAAACCTTGTTTTTCCTAAAATATAAATCGAGCAAGAAATTTGAATTGTCAATACAATACTGAGATGAGATGATTAAAAGCTCAGCCTGACCAATGCAAAatactttgtttttacagaaaaagAGGGTTAAACGGTTGGTATCACCAGCTGACCTGATTCTGTCTGGAGGTGTAGTAGTCCTGCCTGGTTTGCTGCAGATCCAGGTCTCCCCTCACTATAGGTACATTAAGCAACCTGGCCGACTCTCTGAGGGCAGCAGGTACCGCTCCATGTAGCAGAGCCTCCAGCTCAGCCTCCACCGCCTGCAGCTCCTTCCTGGATACAACCTCACGGACATGCAGTGAGGAGGACGTAGAGATGCTCTGGCAGAGTGAAGAGATTGTTAGAAAAGGAGAGCTTGAGACAGGAACTGAAATAATAACCAAGATGCACTATAAGACCGTTGATACTGTTTGTAGGAGATAATAAATCTGACAACTTGTATATGTTTGCGTTACCTTGGTGTGAGAGGACTTCTCAGAGAGCCAATCCAGTCCAGCCAAGACACTCTTCTCCTCTGCCAATACCTGCATCAGTTGGTGCTGGGCCACAATGTGTGACCACTGGAGTCTGGCCATCTCTGTCCTCCTGCTGTCCACTATTTGCTCCTCTGTTCCCCTCCTTTTGTGCGCATTCTCTACATCCTCTTC
This window harbors:
- the LOC120823026 gene encoding prostaglandin reductase 1, whose protein sequence is MVRAKTWILAKHFDGFPKDSDFELKVEELPAPRDGEVLLEALFLSVDPYMRPYSKLRMNEGDVMIGSQVAKVIQSKNLAFPVGSHVVGRCGWRSHTVCDGKDLVPIMPGWPQDVSLSLALGAIGMPGLTALYGIEEVLGLQKSETLLVNAAAGAVGSVVGQLAKIKGCKVVGSAGSDAKVAFLKELGFDEAFNYKTVGSLEEALKKASPDGYDCFFENVGGPFSSVAIQQMKNFGRIAVCGSISTYNDTTPQTGPFPQLTMIFKQLKMEGFTLSRWEHKHPESLKRLMGWFKEGKLQCREHITRGFEKMPAAFMGILQGENIGKTVVAA
- the haus3 gene encoding HAUS augmin-like complex subunit 3 codes for the protein MLNGGQFVEALGRLGYPGASSLKPSDFDWLFDCAPENLHFLRFVCRTLNQSNVLTKEEALAFQELRKSGKPCLDEAALGEVLKTIGPPDGSSANLLGPSSSSSSVFAAEGDVTVEDLEAELQALRKEKDLKQRRYNRLQVVATSRADVDLRLTAELENAACKLKDASASIGAENADTNALLENLTDEVGKLASYLPVPSEATQKGKGDLVTSISSSISKSPPVLLSQLPLDPYLHQEELNTKTLAVFTQKHFFQGISDIVETSCSERFQLLDLSSCDDEEDVENAHKRRGTEEQIVDSRRTEMARLQWSHIVAQHQLMQVLAEEKSVLAGLDWLSEKSSHTKSISTSSSLHVREVVSRKELQAVEAELEALLHGAVPAALRESARLLNVPIVRGDLDLQQTRQDYYTSRQNQVRDYLLRQKASFDLLRLGQEMELRRWRLCVKQLGELDGRLVKESEASNLRMESLSHPDLAINARPNPIISCRDAAFSRLLQILDHDSNHARSEPFRTYEALDHAARDLAGSLQVTRDAVAGAGCEQHYTATRLHGDCEALHRAMYTELQQLILGPQVCPTAITDQELLCPNAQELTVKLLQTESQLQSLQQLMQEILVELKAKRSQLERNALLRRERELYIYFHLDARLLKKVVEDLEGKMTAKRGQQ